ACAAGGAGGCCAGCCTTTACCCCACCGTTAGCGATGTCTGGAAAGATTTGCAGAAACCCATCGTGCTCACCCGAAAGCCTGTTCCCGTCTGGCTGCGCTTCCACTGCAACGACATCACCGGCCATATTTCACTGAACAAGAGGGCCATCGTCTGCAACGCCCGTATCATGACAAACATGAGGATGCTGACCGACACGACCGCCATCAGCCCGCCAACGCCTTTGCCCCGATTCCGGCAAACTCCCCGAGACAGCATCTCGACCATCTCCGATGTCAACTTCTACGCCCTGGTGCCCTTCGCCAGCATCAACAGAAACCTCAATGATGTCTTCATGAACCGGCGCTTCAGCCGCTCCGGATACGACATCGTCGTACGCAGCGTCGAAGCATACGGCTCGTCAAGCGGGCTTTCGGTAGCCATCATGACAGACCTCGACCTGAAAAGCCATATCGTCATAAGCGGTCGTCCGCGCTATGACATACCGACCCACACCCTCAGCATCGACCATTTTGACTACTCCATCGACACTGGCAACCCGATCATCAGAACAAGAGAACTCATTCTGCACGATGCCATCCGAGACAGCATCAGCACCCGGCTCGATGTGCAGATCGGCTCGTTGGTCGACCGGCTGCCGACAATCATCACCAGAGCCGTATCCAAAGCCAAAGCGGGCAGAACCATCGATCTGACCATCGACAGCCTCGCCATCCGCAAATGCGATATCCGCGTCGGAAGAAACAACATCTATCTTCTGGTCAACGCCACCGCGAAAAATGCCCTGCGCATCAAGCGGATCAAATCCGGCAAGGTCATCAGAATCCGCAAACAAGCCGAAACAAAGGATCAAAACCCCACCAGTCAGCTCCCCCGGCCTCCAGACACAGACAACAAATCCCGATTGTTACCGGTCACGGCGCGCCCGTTGCAGCTCACCAATCACTTCTGAACCGCCGCGTCATACTTTCCATTGAAAAATTCCCGGAGAGAAGCTTTAACTCTTATTCTGAAAAGACCACAAAATTGTACTGGCACTATCAAGAGGTAACCATTTCTGCTGGGAGATGTTCTGCTGATCAACGATCAGCACAAATCAGCGGCCAAAGCCATTTGTGACCGCGTGCTTTACCACCTCACGCTGCTTGAGGAACAAGGAAATGGTGGCAAGCTCGTCGTAGCCATATCGGGTGATTCGGAAACAGGAAAATCGGGAATATCCCACTCGCTCGCCCTCTTGCTCAAAGCTCAAAGCATCCGCATCAAGATTCTGCATACCGACAACTCCTACCGCGTCCATCCCCTTGACCGGTGGAAGCACCGGATCAGCAACAGCAACAATTATGAACTGGTCACCGATTTCAGCAAAATTCAGACGCTCGTCATCGACGGCAACGCCAACAACCTGAAAATGCACGCCTGGGGCAAATGCCATCCGCAGGATTGCGACTGGGGCGAAGTCAACGCATACCCATACGCGCCGAACGTTTCCAGCCCGATCGAACCGCAAGCGCAGGCCGTCTCCGCCGTTTACACCACAAACTTCAGCCAGACGCTGGTCATTGTCAAGCCGGCAGGACCTAACATGATTCGCGCCGAAGTTTTTACCCGCTTCACCGACAACAGCAACCGCAGCAACTACACGGAGGTCTACCCCTTCAGACGGCAGCTTCGCCTTACGCCGATAAGGCCTTTCCCCGGCCTGCTCCCCATGCCAGGAGCAGCCGTCCAGGAGGATTGTGTGTCGTTCAACCCGGTGACCACGACCGTCAGGAAAATCGACGGAAGCTGGAAAATCGTCGATGGCAGCCACTGGCTCTTCGATTTCGGCGACAAGGAGAGCGAAGCCAGAACAGCTTATGCCATCATCAAAAAATACGGCTTCACCCGTTCATGCTTCGTAGGCCGTCCCGACCCGAGCTTTAACTACCTGAGGAAGTAAGCGCGATTTTTTTGTAGATGCACAAAACCCCCGGTTTCAGCAAATGGAACCGGGGGTTTGCCATTCACCGCAAACGAGCCCGCCAACAACATCAGTATCCACGCATGATCGACCACCACAACTTGCCCCGCGTCCTTCATCCGGATTCCGGAAACCGGCCAGAGAAACCGCGCCGGGTCGATCTGCTGCTCGTCATCGCATCGCTTCTGGCTGCGCTGCATCTTTTTCCAACGGTAGCGTTCTCGGAACCGGGGCGGCTGACGGTGCTCTTCACCAGCGACCTGCACTCCCACTTCTCACCGCATCACGAGCTGGCAGACAATGGAAGCATCCGGGACGCAGGCGGCTACGCTCGGCTTGCCGGAGCGATCGAACAGGAGCGCAAACGAACGGATGGGAACACCCTGCTTGTCGATGCGGGCGACTTCACCCAAGGCACGCTCTACCACACCGTTTTGCAGGAAGAGGCGCTCGAACTTCGCCTGATGGGCGCGATGGGTTACGACGTCGCCACCTTCAGCAACCACGATTTCGACTTCCGCCCATCCGGAGCTACCGGAATGCTCCGCGCCGCGCGAGCCAAAGCGCAGGTGCTGCCGCAACTGGTCATCTCGAACCTCCGTTCAGTACAAACGACCCCGGCGATGCGACGCTGAAACAGGCTTTCCGCGACTACCCGGTGCGCGGTTATACGATTATCGAACGCAACGGGCTGCGCATCGGCATTTTCGGTCTGCTTGGCAAGGATGCCGCCGAAGACGCGAGCTTTGCCAGACCAATCACCTTCTCCGATCCAGTCGAAGCGGCAAGAAAAACGGTGAAGATTCTGAAGGAACGCGAGAAAGTTGACCTCGTCGTCTGCCTGTCGCACAGCGGCACCAATCCAGACAAGGCACACTCCGAAGATGAAAAGCTTGCCGCCGCCGTCCCCGGCATTGACGTGATCGTCAGCGGCCACACCCACACAATTCTGCAGTCGCCGATCAGGGCAGGAAAAACGCTCATCGTCTCCGCCGGATCGTACGGCACATGGCTCGGCGTACTCGATCTAAAGGTCGGAAAGAGCTGCAAGATTGAGGTGACGGGATACCGGCTGCGGAAAATCGACACAAGCGTACCGGAAGACCGAAATATCGCCCGCACCATCGATGGCTTCCGGAGTCTCGTCGAAGAGCGCTACCTCTCGCACTTCGGCTACCGCTTCAGCCAGGTGCTTGCCTTCCAGCCATTCAACGGCCAGACCATCGAAGAGACATATACCAAACCCGGAGAAACCGGCCTCGGCAACCTCGTCACCGACGCCTACCGCTACGCCGTCGGAGAGGCTGAGGGTCGCCGCCGCCACATCGACGCCGCTGTCGATGTGCTCGGCTGCATTCGTTCGTCGCTCTTCAAAGGCGACATCCGCGTGTCGGATGTTTTCCAGACCACCTCGCTCGGCCCGGTGCAATACGGCTATTGCGGCAACACCATCATCGTGGTCTACCTCACGGGCCGCGACCTGAAAAACCTGCTCGAAGTCCACACCAGCATCGCTCCGTCAAAAAAAGACGCCCTCCTGAGCGTCTCCGGCATCAGGTTCAGCTACAACCCCAACCGCATGCCGTTCGACCGCGTAACCTCAGTCGAAATCGAAGGGGCCGATCACCGCTTCCGCCCGCTGGAGAACGAACGCCGGTACAGCGTGGCGATCAACTCCTACCTCGCCAACCTGATTGATTTCGTCGGCAAAAAATCCTTCGGCATCCTGCAAATCACGCCGAGAGACGAAGCGGGAAATGCGGTATCCGCCAGAGATGAAAGCAGGCTCACGGTAATGCGGAACGGCGAACCGCTGCGCGAGTGGATCGCACTGGCCGAATACCTCTCGTCGTTCCCCGAAAAGAACGGCATTCCGACGATGCCCAAACGCTACGCCAAGCCCGAAGGCCGCATTGTCGCCGAGGCTTCATGGAACCCCGTCAAGCTCATCGCCAGAGGCAACTGGATCACGATAATCGCCGCCGTACTGATCGTTGTCGCGGTGATACTCGTTGTTGAATTTGTCCACAAGCGCTTTCGGCAAGGTGATCATAAGTGATACCCTTATTCTCATTTATCCTGATTTCAAAATGATATCCATAAAGATGGAATTCAAACTTTTCTTGATTTGACTTGACTTTTTGTGGTAGCTTTTAAGGGATTTCGTTACAGAGCGTTGTTGATGAGCGTCACATGAAACGAGATATGAAGAAACGAACTAATAACTTGTTAGAAACCAGAGGCACTCTATGTCCCCCAAAGTTTTTGTAAGCCACGCCAGCGAAGATAAAGATCGATTTGTACTTCAGTTCGCAGAGCGCCTTCGTCAAAAAGGTATCGATGCTTGGCTGGACAAGTGGGAAATGCTCCCGGGAGATAGCCTTGTAGACAAGATATTCGAAGAGGGAATAAAGGAGGCCAAAGCAGTAATCGTCGTTTTATCAAAGTTCAGCGTGGAAAAGCCGTGGGTAAGAGAAGAACTAAACGCCGCCTTTGTTAAAAGGATCAACAACGGGAGCAAACTCATTCCAATCGTTATCGACGATTGCGAAGTCCCAGAAGCGTTGAAAAGCACGTTATGGGAACCCATCGCTGATCTGTCGGCTTATGACAAAAGCTTCGATCGTATTGTTGCCTCGATCTATGGTGCCAATGACAGACCACCTATAGGGCCGCAGCCCGAGTACGTCCAGTCATTTGTTCAAGCCATCGGCAACCTAAACAACATCGATAGTCTTGTGCTCCGTTTTTCCTGCGAGGAAGTATTGAAGACTGGGAATGCTTTCGTTAATCCTGAGCGCGTCTTCTTAAAAGATGACAAACCGATCCTTCCGGAGGACGAGCTGAAAGATTCCTTAGAAATACTTGATGGTGGCGGCTATATCAAACTGATGCGAACCCTCGGCGGTGGCTTTTTCCCATACCAGATAACCACCTATGGCTTTGATGTTTATGCAAATGCTTCTATTCCCGATTATCAGGGCAAGATTGCGGCGGTAGTCTCTGCCATAGTGAATGAGAAGTTGATGAGTAATGCCAAAATTCAAGAGCGACTAAAGGAGAACAAAATCATCGTTGATCACATCTTAAACGTGCTTGAAAACAAGGGCCACATAAAGCAATCAAAAATGATTGGCGGGTTGTCGGAAATATTTAATGTTTCGCCTTCATTGAAGCGAGCACTAAGCGGTGGCTAGTGTCACGTCACCACAAAACTGTCTCATCAAAAATTACAAAAACTGATTAATCTCTTTATTTTTATAGGCTTATGAGCAGGCCCGCATCCTCTCTCCGCAAGTTTATCCGTCAATATAGCGGAGACGTGACACTAGTTTTCTAACCCGGCAGTCCACACGGACACTGCGCGATAAAGCCACGCAGCGCCGGTGATTTCAAACGTTATGATGGTGCGCTGGATTGTAGTAAAATGCAGGCATTAATCAGTAATAAGCTGACTTTGTTGAAAGCCAGAAATAAACCGGGTTTGACCTCAAGCAGAAATAGCGTCACAAATGGGCGTGTCAAAAACGGTTAGAGGAAGAATCGAATCCCACCCATTGGCAACCCAGCCCATTCCCCATCGCTGAGTTCTCTTCGCAGATACGCTCAGGCTTGTGGAATGAAACTCGTGATTCAAATGGTGCGAGAGGATGATGAGAAGTATGAAGAACCCTGCCGCAAGCAGCGGGGTATCTTGAAGGCAATACTTGAATACTTTACGCCGTAAACGGCGGGGTATTTACCCTTAGGGAATAAAAGGGTTAGGGATACGTGAGTCACACGGCGCGAAACCGGCTCTTTCAGATACCGGCTCACGGTGAAAAAAGTTTGATCAGCGGCTTGTCAGCCTCAACATTACCGACCGCCTCGCGTTTACGGCAAGTGAACAAATTCTGCCACTCTGGCATTTACTATAACTGTAATCCGGAGAAGGGCTCACAGAGAAACCCATTCCATACCGCCTGGCATATGAGATATTTGATAGTAATCAGACCACATATCGGCAATGTAAACACAGCCTTTCATCGTTACCAGAACCAGCAAGGCAACATCGGCACCTGTAGTTCTTCAACTGCAAACAAACCTGAGGGATGATCTTGGGAAACGTCTTGAACATAGAAACCTTCGTCGACCTTGGTCTTGACCCCGGATCGGCAAACACCCTGATGTGCATAAAGGATCAGGGCATCGTGGTCAATGAGCCGACGATTGTCGCCGTCGAAAGCGAATCCGGACAGTTGCTTGCCTTTGGACACGAGGCCCTCAACATGCACCAGAAAATGCATCCGGGCATTCAAACCATCATGCCTGTAACCAACGGAATTATCGGCGATTACGAGAATACCCAGAAGCTCTTCAGAGAG
The nucleotide sequence above comes from Chlorobaculum tepidum TLS. Encoded proteins:
- a CDS encoding metallophosphoesterase, with the translated sequence MIDHHNLPRVLHPDSGNRPEKPRRVDLLLVIASLLAALHLFPTVAFSEPGRLTVLFTSDLHSHFSPHHELADNGSIRDAGGYARLAGAIEQERKRTDGNTLLVDAGDFTQGTLYHTVLQEEALELRLMGAMGYDVATFSNHDFDFRPSGATGMLRAARAKAQVLPQLVISNLRSVQTTPAMRR
- a CDS encoding toll/interleukin-1 receptor domain-containing protein, coding for MSPKVFVSHASEDKDRFVLQFAERLRQKGIDAWLDKWEMLPGDSLVDKIFEEGIKEAKAVIVVLSKFSVEKPWVREELNAAFVKRINNGSKLIPIVIDDCEVPEALKSTLWEPIADLSAYDKSFDRIVASIYGANDRPPIGPQPEYVQSFVQAIGNLNNIDSLVLRFSCEEVLKTGNAFVNPERVFLKDDKPILPEDELKDSLEILDGGGYIKLMRTLGGGFFPYQITTYGFDVYANASIPDYQGKIAAVVSAIVNEKLMSNAKIQERLKENKIIVDHILNVLENKGHIKQSKMIGGLSEIFNVSPSLKRALSGG
- a CDS encoding DUF4403 family protein; its protein translation is MPTSIGQKGKMKKALLITGLVASLLAVLGLWLHRSYTILKTKPPAPLTTDVKLEQPSSLFNLPISIEHTVLADYLNGKIRGNFLNADLWLQKKHKERVSLALTREENITISSNGHKLFCTFPVSAEARLTDSRFGKFLAKLLVWPIHAKAVVTFSTPIALDRNWHLKTRFKIENIRWEEEPVLKIGPFRKHIRADVDTLLSDNKRGLTALLDAEIDKEASLYPTVSDVWKDLQKPIVLTRKPVPVWLRFHCNDITGHISLNKRAIVCNARIMTNMRMLTDTTAISPPTPLPRFRQTPRDSISTISDVNFYALVPFASINRNLNDVFMNRRFSRSGYDIVVRSVEAYGSSSGLSVAIMTDLDLKSHIVISGRPRYDIPTHTLSIDHFDYSIDTGNPIIRTRELILHDAIRDSISTRLDVQIGSLVDRLPTIITRAVSKAKAGRTIDLTIDSLAIRKCDIRVGRNNIYLLVNATAKNALRIKRIKSGKVIRIRKQAETKDQNPTSQLPRPPDTDNKSRLLPVTARPLQLTNHF
- a CDS encoding bifunctional metallophosphatase/5'-nucleotidase → MKQAFRDYPVRGYTIIERNGLRIGIFGLLGKDAAEDASFARPITFSDPVEAARKTVKILKEREKVDLVVCLSHSGTNPDKAHSEDEKLAAAVPGIDVIVSGHTHTILQSPIRAGKTLIVSAGSYGTWLGVLDLKVGKSCKIEVTGYRLRKIDTSVPEDRNIARTIDGFRSLVEERYLSHFGYRFSQVLAFQPFNGQTIEETYTKPGETGLGNLVTDAYRYAVGEAEGRRRHIDAAVDVLGCIRSSLFKGDIRVSDVFQTTSLGPVQYGYCGNTIIVVYLTGRDLKNLLEVHTSIAPSKKDALLSVSGIRFSYNPNRMPFDRVTSVEIEGADHRFRPLENERRYSVAINSYLANLIDFVGKKSFGILQITPRDEAGNAVSARDESRLTVMRNGEPLREWIALAEYLSSFPEKNGIPTMPKRYAKPEGRIVAEASWNPVKLIARGNWITIIAAVLIVVAVILVVEFVHKRFRQGDHK